Proteins co-encoded in one Lates calcarifer isolate ASB-BC8 linkage group LG17, TLL_Latcal_v3, whole genome shotgun sequence genomic window:
- the LOC108879602 gene encoding leukocyte elastase inhibitor isoform X1, with product MRGGQLVNLSTATVPGASRFSDIFGIFRLFFSFGLILSLLSDSEQSGLQSLRENQQTNRTSAAMAAISSSNTNFALELFRTLSQANPSGNIFVSPLSISSALAMVYLGARGDTAAQMAQALSFSSGEGVHADFETLNADINSPSASYILKIANRLYGENTANFLPQFLTATQKYYQADLKAVDFMGAPEACREEINSWVEQQTENKIKDLLKPGTVSAMTRLALVNAIYFKGNWMSRFDVANTKEMPFKVSKSETRKVQMMYQMKKLPYNYIPEHGLQILELPYVDDELSMFILLPEESTDGSDPLLKLENELTLERLDEWTNRENMDVHSEVLVHLPKFKLEEDYELNEPLAKLGMTDVFCTAKADLSGMNGEGGLFLSTVAHKAFVEVNEEGTEAAAATAGMVAFCMLREEHFTADHPFLFFIRHNKTKSILFFGRLSSPQ from the exons ATGCGCGGTGGTCAACTTGTAAATCTGAGCACGGCCACTGTCCCGGGAGCTTCCCGTTTCTCGGATATTTTTGGAATTTTCCGCCTGTTTTTCAGTTTCGGTTTAATTCTGTCCCTCCTGAGTGACAGCGAGCAGAGCGGACTACAGTCGCTGCGCGAGAATCAGCAG ACAAACCGTACATCAGCAGCCATGGCCGCCATCAGCAGCTCAAACACAAACTTTGCCTTGGAGCTGTTCCGCACTCTGAGCCAAGCAAACCCCAGCGGGAACATCTTCGTCTCCCCGCTGAGCATCAGCTCAGCTCTGGCTATGGTTTACCTGGGAGCCAGAGGAGACACTGCTGCTCAGATGGCACAG GCCCTGTCATTCAGCTCGGGTGAAGGCGTCCACGCAGACTTCGAGACGCTAAATGCTGACATCAACTCCCCATCTGCATCGTACATCCTGAAAATAGCCAACCGGCTTTATGGAGAGAATACGGCCAACTTCCTCCCG CAATTCCTCACAGCCACACAGAAGTACTACCAGGCCGACCTGAAGGCTGTCGACTTCATGGGGGCTCCAGAGGCGTGCCGAGAGGAGATCAACAGCTGGGTCGAGCAGcaaacagaaa ATAAGATAAAAGATCTTCTAAAGCCAGGAACAGTCAGTGCAATGACGAGATTGGCTCTGGTCAATGCTATCTACTTCAAGGGAAATTGGATGAGCCGCTTTGATGTAGCCAACACCAAAGAGATGCCCTTTAAAGTCAGCAAG AGTGAGACCAGGAAAGTCCAGATGATGTACCAGATGAAGAAGCTGCCCTACAACTACATCCCTGAACACGGTCTGCAGATCCTGGAGCTGCCGTATGTGGATGATGAGCTCAGCATGTTCATCCTGTTGCCTGAAGAGTCCACAGACGGCTCTGACCCTCTGCTGAAG TTGGAGAATGAGCTCACACTGGAGAGGCTGGACGAATGGACCAACAGGGAAAACATGGACGTCCACTCAGAAGTCCTTGTTCACCTGCCAAAGTTCAAGCTGGAGGAAGACTACGAGCTGAACGAGCCGCTGGCAAAACTGGGCATGACAGACGTGTTCTGCACGGCAAAGGCTGACCTGTCCGGCATGAACGGCGAAGGAGGACTCTTCCTGTCCACGGTGGCCCACAAAGCCTTTGTGGAGGTGAACGAGGAGGGCACGGAGGCGgctgcagccacagcaggcatGGTAGCGTTCTGTATGCTGAGGGAGGAGCACTTCACCGCAGACcaccccttcctcttcttcatcaggCACAATAAGACCAAATCCATCCTCTTCTTCGGCAGGTTGTCGTCTCCTCAGTAG
- the bmb gene encoding protein brambleberry isoform X2, giving the protein MGRLLILHHHRYLLLIVALACQCPAGSGLFEWLRRTEAPPPAAAAPPAAAAPALLAKDAQFEMATVDEKFLAEAKQMELSPLDSCHYRVVARLRASCESLSEEQLAKLGVVLFNCQAEIEGRSTYACTDEMSIKECTADMDSDTWNAYHIVSNRARSVCYATRQQLFRRRAEHTVNALISTATSQLDAMKDLKEGQLELRELTAASLDKLLEGHSALQAQQGKLYEGQEHMESSLKDNLERLGQEKALIASGQELVAQLIQGITKKMENVSEHLQVQGSEVQDSHKAIVKDLADVRHQAQDIYQKIDHSMLEFLQYQDQTSQYYSDLMNKLERMNSTLGVMLHYIDNMQSRIEERLHMIQGYLGWAGHWFVNRLRACFHIRGEKPAVPLPLTPCEIVEPLKQPVSSCNSYPPSSTPQKEEKDEQDDLLSQDSFISGNLGISAVSPPHRKLLLESRFMPISGTPNHSSHSTPRPVHSAALIDDIPLRNLGGVFDAANDSRDFVNDSRSASPTPSLVSNSSLSGRQLCNGITKTGKACKKRAVLGQEYCRVHEAGLASYVHS; this is encoded by the exons ATGGGCCGTCTCCTGATCCTCCACCACCACCGGTATCTCCTGCTGATCGTGGCTCTGGCCTGTCAGTGTCCTGCAGGCAGCGGGCTGTTTGAGTGGCTGAGGCGGACGGAggctcctccacctgcagcagcggctccacctgcagcagcagctccggCACTTCTTGCAAAGGATGCTCAGTTTGAAATGGCCACTGTGGATGAGAAGTTCTTGGCTGAGGCAAAACAGATGGAGCTCAGTCCTCTGGACAGCTGTCACTACAGG GTGGTTGCCCGGCTGAGGGCGAGCTGTGAAAGCCTCTCAGAGGAGCAGCTCGCAAAGCTTGGAGTGGTTCTGTTTAACTGCCAGGCAGAGATCGAGGGCCGCAGCACCTACGCATGTACAGACGAAATG TCTATAAAAGAGTGCACAGCAGACATGGACTCAGACACGTGGAACGCGTACCACATAGTGAGCAACCGAGCTCGCTCTGTTTGCTACGCGACCCGGCAGCAGCTCTTCCGGCGCAGAGCAGAGCACACGGTCAACGCTCTCATCTCCACAGCCACCAGCCAGCTGGATGCAATGAAGGACCTGAAG GAAGGGCAGCTGGAGTTGAGGGAGCTGACTGCAGCCTCCTTGGACAAGCTGCTGGAGGGACACAGCGCCCTGCAGGCCCAGCAGGGTAAACTGTACGAAGGCCAGGAGCATATGGAGAGCTCGCTGAAGGACAACCTGGAGCGTCTGGGTCAGGAGAAGGCTCTCATCGCCTCTGGACAGGAGCTGGTAGCTCAGCTCATTCAGGGCATTACGAAGAAAATGG AGAATGTGAGTGAGCATCTGCAGGTCCAAGGCTCAGAGGTGCAGGACAGCCACAAGGCGATCGTCAAGGACCTCGCAGATGTCCGACACCAAGCTCAGGACATCTACCAAAAAATTg ACCACAGTATGTTGGAGTTTCTGCAGTACCAGGACCAGACCTCTCAGTACTACAGCGACCTGATGAACAAACTGGAGCGCATGAACAGCACGCTGGGAGTCATGCTGCACTACATCGATAACATGCAGAGTCGGATAGAGGAAAGGCTTCACATGATCCAGGGCTACCTTGGCTGGGCAG gTCACTGGTTTGTGAATCGGTTGCGGGCCTGTTTCCACATCAGAGGAGAGAAGCCAGCGGTCCCACTGCCGCTGACGCCATGTGAGATTGTGGAGCCGCTGAAGCAGCCGGTTTCATCCTGCAACTCATATCCACCGTCCTCTACACCACAGAA AGAAGAAAAGGACGAGCAAGATGACCTGCTGAGCCAGGACAGCTTCATATCAG GAAACCTCGGCATATCAGCAGTGTCCCCCCCtcacaggaagctgctgttgGAGTCCAGGTTTATGCCAATAAGTGGAACACCCAATCACTCCAGTCACTCCACTCCAAGGCCAGTTCATTCAGCG GCTCTGATTGATGATATACCCCTGAGGAACCTGGGAGGTGTTTTTGATGCAGCGAATGACTCGCGTGATTTCGTGAACGACTCGAGAAGCGCAAGTCCCACCCCATCTCTAGTGAGCAACAG CTCTCTGTCAGGCCGTCAGCTGTGCAATGGAATCACCAAAACAGGGAAGGCCTGTAAGAAGAGAGCCGTACTGGGACAGGAGTACTGCAGAGTCCACGAAGCGGGACTCGCCTCCTATGTTCACTCCTGA
- the LOC108879579 gene encoding GDP-L-fucose synthase isoform X1 yields the protein MTWHLPELSPLQTAERSCITSTCRLLLVRYHSCIINSGYLQVLESLQTPERKKQMNGQGSNTTPMRVLVTGGSGLVGRAIQHVVKEETGAKEGEEWIFLSSKDANLMNMEETRAVFEKHRPTHVIHLAAMVGGLFKNMKYNLDFWRNNIYINDNVLQAAHEVGAVKVVSCLSTCIFPDKTTYPIDETMIHNGPPHESNFGYAYAKRMIDVHNRAYFQQHGRCYTAVIPTNVFGPHDNFSIEDGHVLPGLIHKAYIAQKEGKPLMVWGSGTPRRQFIYSLDLARLFLWVLREYPEVDPIILSVGEEDEVSIKEAADAVVQALGFKGEVVYNTSKADGQFKKTASNAKLRHYLPDFTFTPFKQALKETCDWFVANYDAARK from the exons ATGACGTGGCATTTACCTGAGCTTTCACCACTGCAAACAGCTGAGAGGAGCTGCATCACATCCACCTGTAGACTGCTGTTAGTGAGGTATCACAGCTGTATTATTAACTCAGGGTATCTGCAGGTTTTGGAAAGTCTTCAGACCcctgagaggaagaaacag ATGAACGGTCAGGGCAGTAACACCACTCCAATGAGGGTGCTGGTGACAGGAGGGTCCGGCTTGGTGGGCAGGGCCATACAGCATGTGGTCAAAGAGGAGACGGGAGCCAAGGAGGGGGAGGAATGGATATTCCTCTCCTCTAAAGATGCCAACCTCAT GAACATGGAGGAGACTCGGGCGGTGTTTGAGAAACATCGGCCGACCCACGTCATCCACCTGGCTGCTATGGTCGGAGGGCTTTTCAAGAACATGAAGTACAACCTGGACTTTTGG AGGAACAACATCTACATCAACGATAACGTGCTGCAGGCAGCACATGAAGTGGGCGCTGTCAAGGTGGTGTCATGCCTATCTACCTGCATCTTTCCAGATAAAACCACCTACCCTATCGATGAGACGATG ATCCATAATGGTCCACCTCATGAGTCAAACTTTGGCTACGCCTATGCAAAGAGAATGATTGACGTTCATAACAG gGCGTATTTCCAGCAGCATGGGCGCTGCTACACAGCTGTGATTCCCACTAATGTGTTTGGTCCTCACGACAACTTCAGCATTGAGGATGGTCATGTGCTGCCAGGCCTCATCCACAAAGCTTACATAGCTCAAA AGGAGGGGAAGCCTCTGATGGTCTGGGGCTCCGGCACTCCCAGACGACAGTTCATTTACTCTTTGGACTTGGCTCGTCTCTTCCTGTGGGTCCTGCGAGAGTACCCAGAGGTCGATCCCATCATTCTCTCAG TTGGAGAGGAAGACGAAGTGTCCATCAAAGAGGCAGCAGATGCAGTGGTCCAGGCCTTAGGCTTTAAAGGAGAAGTCGTG TACAATACCAGTAAAGCAGATGGACAATTCAAAAAGACGGCCAGCAACGCAAAGCTGCGCCACTACCTGCCAGACTTCACCTTCACACCCTTCAAACAAG CTTTAAAGGAAACCTGCGACTGGTTTGTTGCCAATTATGACGCCGCCCGCAAGTGA
- the bmb gene encoding protein brambleberry isoform X1 — protein sequence MGRLLILHHHRYLLLIVALACQCPAGSGLFEWLRRTEAPPPAAAAPPAAAAPALLAKDAQFEMATVDEKFLAEAKQMELSPLDSCHYRVVARLRASCESLSEEQLAKLGVVLFNCQAEIEGRSTYACTDEMSIKECTADMDSDTWNAYHIVSNRARSVCYATRQQLFRRRAEHTVNALISTATSQLDAMKDLKEGQLELRELTAASLDKLLEGHSALQAQQGKLYEGQEHMESSLKDNLERLGQEKALIASGQELVAQLIQGITKKMENVSEHLQVQGSEVQDSHKAIVKDLADVRHQAQDIYQKIDHSMLEFLQYQDQTSQYYSDLMNKLERMNSTLGVMLHYIDNMQSRIEERLHMIQGYLGWAGLSLTAMWTCIAHTGYFVFCAVLLTFLRCPGFSRAMLLLTVPLNAVAEVNQQPALDLTGLSLLLLTLSLGHWFVNRLRACFHIRGEKPAVPLPLTPCEIVEPLKQPVSSCNSYPPSSTPQKEEKDEQDDLLSQDSFISGNLGISAVSPPHRKLLLESRFMPISGTPNHSSHSTPRPVHSAALIDDIPLRNLGGVFDAANDSRDFVNDSRSASPTPSLVSNSSLSGRQLCNGITKTGKACKKRAVLGQEYCRVHEAGLASYVHS from the exons ATGGGCCGTCTCCTGATCCTCCACCACCACCGGTATCTCCTGCTGATCGTGGCTCTGGCCTGTCAGTGTCCTGCAGGCAGCGGGCTGTTTGAGTGGCTGAGGCGGACGGAggctcctccacctgcagcagcggctccacctgcagcagcagctccggCACTTCTTGCAAAGGATGCTCAGTTTGAAATGGCCACTGTGGATGAGAAGTTCTTGGCTGAGGCAAAACAGATGGAGCTCAGTCCTCTGGACAGCTGTCACTACAGG GTGGTTGCCCGGCTGAGGGCGAGCTGTGAAAGCCTCTCAGAGGAGCAGCTCGCAAAGCTTGGAGTGGTTCTGTTTAACTGCCAGGCAGAGATCGAGGGCCGCAGCACCTACGCATGTACAGACGAAATG TCTATAAAAGAGTGCACAGCAGACATGGACTCAGACACGTGGAACGCGTACCACATAGTGAGCAACCGAGCTCGCTCTGTTTGCTACGCGACCCGGCAGCAGCTCTTCCGGCGCAGAGCAGAGCACACGGTCAACGCTCTCATCTCCACAGCCACCAGCCAGCTGGATGCAATGAAGGACCTGAAG GAAGGGCAGCTGGAGTTGAGGGAGCTGACTGCAGCCTCCTTGGACAAGCTGCTGGAGGGACACAGCGCCCTGCAGGCCCAGCAGGGTAAACTGTACGAAGGCCAGGAGCATATGGAGAGCTCGCTGAAGGACAACCTGGAGCGTCTGGGTCAGGAGAAGGCTCTCATCGCCTCTGGACAGGAGCTGGTAGCTCAGCTCATTCAGGGCATTACGAAGAAAATGG AGAATGTGAGTGAGCATCTGCAGGTCCAAGGCTCAGAGGTGCAGGACAGCCACAAGGCGATCGTCAAGGACCTCGCAGATGTCCGACACCAAGCTCAGGACATCTACCAAAAAATTg ACCACAGTATGTTGGAGTTTCTGCAGTACCAGGACCAGACCTCTCAGTACTACAGCGACCTGATGAACAAACTGGAGCGCATGAACAGCACGCTGGGAGTCATGCTGCACTACATCGATAACATGCAGAGTCGGATAGAGGAAAGGCTTCACATGATCCAGGGCTACCTTGGCTGGGCAG GTTTGAGTCTGACAGCCATGTGGACGTGTATTGCACACACGGGTTACTTCGTATTCTGTGCCGTCCTGCTGACGTTCCTGCGCTGTCCAGGCTTCTCTCGAGCGATGCTGCTGCTCACCGTGCCTCTTAACGCAGTGGCCGAGGTCAACCAGCAGCCAGCGCTGGATCTCACCGgcctcagcctgctgctgctcactctGTCACTGG gTCACTGGTTTGTGAATCGGTTGCGGGCCTGTTTCCACATCAGAGGAGAGAAGCCAGCGGTCCCACTGCCGCTGACGCCATGTGAGATTGTGGAGCCGCTGAAGCAGCCGGTTTCATCCTGCAACTCATATCCACCGTCCTCTACACCACAGAA AGAAGAAAAGGACGAGCAAGATGACCTGCTGAGCCAGGACAGCTTCATATCAG GAAACCTCGGCATATCAGCAGTGTCCCCCCCtcacaggaagctgctgttgGAGTCCAGGTTTATGCCAATAAGTGGAACACCCAATCACTCCAGTCACTCCACTCCAAGGCCAGTTCATTCAGCG GCTCTGATTGATGATATACCCCTGAGGAACCTGGGAGGTGTTTTTGATGCAGCGAATGACTCGCGTGATTTCGTGAACGACTCGAGAAGCGCAAGTCCCACCCCATCTCTAGTGAGCAACAG CTCTCTGTCAGGCCGTCAGCTGTGCAATGGAATCACCAAAACAGGGAAGGCCTGTAAGAAGAGAGCCGTACTGGGACAGGAGTACTGCAGAGTCCACGAAGCGGGACTCGCCTCCTATGTTCACTCCTGA
- the pycr3 gene encoding pyrroline-5-carboxylate reductase 3 isoform X2, whose amino-acid sequence MDPEMDSQLKIGFIGAGNMAFGIAKGILSGNVLPVNVKVSAPSSRNLGRFQELGIAVTHSNVEVVCGSDVVFVAVKPHLVPLVLNEISQHITDRHIIVSVAAGVTLATVEELLPENTVAIRLMPNLPCMVQEGALLFARGTHAKQEDGALLRSLLHRCGLVEEGPEAWIDIHTGLSGSGVAFVYLFAEALAEGAVKMGMPSALAHSIASQTVLGAGRLLRDSGKHPAQLRSEVCTPGGTTIYGLHTLEQGGVRAATMSAVESATERARELGRKSAAGGRK is encoded by the exons ATGGACCCTGAGATGGACTCGCAGCTGAAAATCGGCTTCATTGGTGCAGGGAACATGGCCTTCGGCATCGCAAAGGGCATTTTGTCAG GAAATGTTCTTCCTGTAAACGTCAAAGTGAGCGCACCGTCCTCCAGGAACCTGGGACGCTTTCAG GAGCTGGGGATTGCAGTCACTCACTCCAACGTCGAGGTGGTGTGTGGTTCAGACGTGGTCTTTGTGGCCGTCAAACCTCACCTGGTTCCTCTAGTTCTCAATGAGATCTCACAGCACATCACTGACAGACACATCATCGTGTCTGTGGCAGCAGGAGTAACTCTGGCAACAGTAGAGGAG CTCCTTCCAGAGAATACAGTCGCCATCCGGCTGATGCCAAATCTTCCCTGTATGGTTCAGGAAGGGGCTCTGCTGTTTGCACGGGGAACACATGCGAAGCAGGAGGATGGAGCTCTGCTTCGCTCCTTGCTGCATCGTTGTGGTTTGGTGGAGGAGGGACCTGAGGCCTGGATCGACATCCATACTGGACTGAGCGGGAGCGGAGTCGCTTTT GTGTATCTGTTTGCTGAGGCTCTGGCAGAGGGAGCTGTTAAGATGGGCATGCCGAGCGCTCTGGCTCACAGCATCGCGTCGCAGACTGTTCTG GGTGCTGGGAGGTTGTTGCGTGACTCTGGGAAGCATCCGGCTCAGCTCCGCTCTGAGGTCTGCACCCCAGGTGGAACGACCATTTACGGGCTTCACACCCTGGAGCAGGGCGGCGTGAGGGCGGCGACCATGAGCGCTGTGGAGTCTGCCACTGAGAGAGCCAGGGAGCTCGGCCGAAAGTCGGCGGCAGGAGGCAGAAAATGA
- the LOC108879602 gene encoding leukocyte elastase inhibitor isoform X2: protein MAAISSSNTNFALELFRTLSQANPSGNIFVSPLSISSALAMVYLGARGDTAAQMAQALSFSSGEGVHADFETLNADINSPSASYILKIANRLYGENTANFLPQFLTATQKYYQADLKAVDFMGAPEACREEINSWVEQQTENKIKDLLKPGTVSAMTRLALVNAIYFKGNWMSRFDVANTKEMPFKVSKSETRKVQMMYQMKKLPYNYIPEHGLQILELPYVDDELSMFILLPEESTDGSDPLLKLENELTLERLDEWTNRENMDVHSEVLVHLPKFKLEEDYELNEPLAKLGMTDVFCTAKADLSGMNGEGGLFLSTVAHKAFVEVNEEGTEAAAATAGMVAFCMLREEHFTADHPFLFFIRHNKTKSILFFGRLSSPQ from the exons ATGGCCGCCATCAGCAGCTCAAACACAAACTTTGCCTTGGAGCTGTTCCGCACTCTGAGCCAAGCAAACCCCAGCGGGAACATCTTCGTCTCCCCGCTGAGCATCAGCTCAGCTCTGGCTATGGTTTACCTGGGAGCCAGAGGAGACACTGCTGCTCAGATGGCACAG GCCCTGTCATTCAGCTCGGGTGAAGGCGTCCACGCAGACTTCGAGACGCTAAATGCTGACATCAACTCCCCATCTGCATCGTACATCCTGAAAATAGCCAACCGGCTTTATGGAGAGAATACGGCCAACTTCCTCCCG CAATTCCTCACAGCCACACAGAAGTACTACCAGGCCGACCTGAAGGCTGTCGACTTCATGGGGGCTCCAGAGGCGTGCCGAGAGGAGATCAACAGCTGGGTCGAGCAGcaaacagaaa ATAAGATAAAAGATCTTCTAAAGCCAGGAACAGTCAGTGCAATGACGAGATTGGCTCTGGTCAATGCTATCTACTTCAAGGGAAATTGGATGAGCCGCTTTGATGTAGCCAACACCAAAGAGATGCCCTTTAAAGTCAGCAAG AGTGAGACCAGGAAAGTCCAGATGATGTACCAGATGAAGAAGCTGCCCTACAACTACATCCCTGAACACGGTCTGCAGATCCTGGAGCTGCCGTATGTGGATGATGAGCTCAGCATGTTCATCCTGTTGCCTGAAGAGTCCACAGACGGCTCTGACCCTCTGCTGAAG TTGGAGAATGAGCTCACACTGGAGAGGCTGGACGAATGGACCAACAGGGAAAACATGGACGTCCACTCAGAAGTCCTTGTTCACCTGCCAAAGTTCAAGCTGGAGGAAGACTACGAGCTGAACGAGCCGCTGGCAAAACTGGGCATGACAGACGTGTTCTGCACGGCAAAGGCTGACCTGTCCGGCATGAACGGCGAAGGAGGACTCTTCCTGTCCACGGTGGCCCACAAAGCCTTTGTGGAGGTGAACGAGGAGGGCACGGAGGCGgctgcagccacagcaggcatGGTAGCGTTCTGTATGCTGAGGGAGGAGCACTTCACCGCAGACcaccccttcctcttcttcatcaggCACAATAAGACCAAATCCATCCTCTTCTTCGGCAGGTTGTCGTCTCCTCAGTAG
- the pycr3 gene encoding pyrroline-5-carboxylate reductase 3 isoform X1, with product MDDSGIKKQNWDVKETELFLEILKELDMKKCLDGRKVRNNKLFKVAHRRMTAAGYHRSVDQLKFRWKLLKSAYYKCKREPDSPAPTKIQGWWRYEKTMIAIMESRHPLVGAGVNSDRNDEATEDSDGDASMLHWPQPQPQPCSDNTTQNLDLIIKMDPEMDSQLKIGFIGAGNMAFGIAKGILSGNVLPVNVKVSAPSSRNLGRFQELGIAVTHSNVEVVCGSDVVFVAVKPHLVPLVLNEISQHITDRHIIVSVAAGVTLATVEELLPENTVAIRLMPNLPCMVQEGALLFARGTHAKQEDGALLRSLLHRCGLVEEGPEAWIDIHTGLSGSGVAFVYLFAEALAEGAVKMGMPSALAHSIASQTVLGAGRLLRDSGKHPAQLRSEVCTPGGTTIYGLHTLEQGGVRAATMSAVESATERARELGRKSAAGGRK from the exons ATGGACGACTCCGGTATCAAGAAGCAGAACTGGGACGTGAAGGAGACGGAGCTGTTTCTGGAAATCCTCAAGGAGCTGGACATGAAGAAGTGTTTAGACGGGAGGAAAGTGAGGAATAACAAACTCTTCAAGGTGGCGCACAGGAGGATGACAGCGGCCGGCTACCACAGGTCCGTGGACCAGTTAAAGTTTCGCTGGAAACTTCTCAAAAGTGCGTACTACAAGTGCAAGAGGGAGCCGGACTCCCCGGCCCCGACTAAGATACAGGGCTGGTGGCGGTACGAAAAGACAATGATCGCTATCATGGAGTCCAGACACCCGCTGGTCGGAGCCGGGGTGAACTCGGACAGGAACGATGAAGCGACCGAAGACTCGGATGGAGACGCGTCGATGCTGCACTGGCCGCAGCCGCAGCCGCAGCCCTGCTCGGACAATACCACTCAGAACCTGGATTTAATT ATCAAAATGGACCCTGAGATGGACTCGCAGCTGAAAATCGGCTTCATTGGTGCAGGGAACATGGCCTTCGGCATCGCAAAGGGCATTTTGTCAG GAAATGTTCTTCCTGTAAACGTCAAAGTGAGCGCACCGTCCTCCAGGAACCTGGGACGCTTTCAG GAGCTGGGGATTGCAGTCACTCACTCCAACGTCGAGGTGGTGTGTGGTTCAGACGTGGTCTTTGTGGCCGTCAAACCTCACCTGGTTCCTCTAGTTCTCAATGAGATCTCACAGCACATCACTGACAGACACATCATCGTGTCTGTGGCAGCAGGAGTAACTCTGGCAACAGTAGAGGAG CTCCTTCCAGAGAATACAGTCGCCATCCGGCTGATGCCAAATCTTCCCTGTATGGTTCAGGAAGGGGCTCTGCTGTTTGCACGGGGAACACATGCGAAGCAGGAGGATGGAGCTCTGCTTCGCTCCTTGCTGCATCGTTGTGGTTTGGTGGAGGAGGGACCTGAGGCCTGGATCGACATCCATACTGGACTGAGCGGGAGCGGAGTCGCTTTT GTGTATCTGTTTGCTGAGGCTCTGGCAGAGGGAGCTGTTAAGATGGGCATGCCGAGCGCTCTGGCTCACAGCATCGCGTCGCAGACTGTTCTG GGTGCTGGGAGGTTGTTGCGTGACTCTGGGAAGCATCCGGCTCAGCTCCGCTCTGAGGTCTGCACCCCAGGTGGAACGACCATTTACGGGCTTCACACCCTGGAGCAGGGCGGCGTGAGGGCGGCGACCATGAGCGCTGTGGAGTCTGCCACTGAGAGAGCCAGGGAGCTCGGCCGAAAGTCGGCGGCAGGAGGCAGAAAATGA
- the LOC108879579 gene encoding GDP-L-fucose synthase isoform X2 gives MNGQGSNTTPMRVLVTGGSGLVGRAIQHVVKEETGAKEGEEWIFLSSKDANLMNMEETRAVFEKHRPTHVIHLAAMVGGLFKNMKYNLDFWRNNIYINDNVLQAAHEVGAVKVVSCLSTCIFPDKTTYPIDETMIHNGPPHESNFGYAYAKRMIDVHNRAYFQQHGRCYTAVIPTNVFGPHDNFSIEDGHVLPGLIHKAYIAQKEGKPLMVWGSGTPRRQFIYSLDLARLFLWVLREYPEVDPIILSVGEEDEVSIKEAADAVVQALGFKGEVVYNTSKADGQFKKTASNAKLRHYLPDFTFTPFKQALKETCDWFVANYDAARK, from the exons ATGAACGGTCAGGGCAGTAACACCACTCCAATGAGGGTGCTGGTGACAGGAGGGTCCGGCTTGGTGGGCAGGGCCATACAGCATGTGGTCAAAGAGGAGACGGGAGCCAAGGAGGGGGAGGAATGGATATTCCTCTCCTCTAAAGATGCCAACCTCAT GAACATGGAGGAGACTCGGGCGGTGTTTGAGAAACATCGGCCGACCCACGTCATCCACCTGGCTGCTATGGTCGGAGGGCTTTTCAAGAACATGAAGTACAACCTGGACTTTTGG AGGAACAACATCTACATCAACGATAACGTGCTGCAGGCAGCACATGAAGTGGGCGCTGTCAAGGTGGTGTCATGCCTATCTACCTGCATCTTTCCAGATAAAACCACCTACCCTATCGATGAGACGATG ATCCATAATGGTCCACCTCATGAGTCAAACTTTGGCTACGCCTATGCAAAGAGAATGATTGACGTTCATAACAG gGCGTATTTCCAGCAGCATGGGCGCTGCTACACAGCTGTGATTCCCACTAATGTGTTTGGTCCTCACGACAACTTCAGCATTGAGGATGGTCATGTGCTGCCAGGCCTCATCCACAAAGCTTACATAGCTCAAA AGGAGGGGAAGCCTCTGATGGTCTGGGGCTCCGGCACTCCCAGACGACAGTTCATTTACTCTTTGGACTTGGCTCGTCTCTTCCTGTGGGTCCTGCGAGAGTACCCAGAGGTCGATCCCATCATTCTCTCAG TTGGAGAGGAAGACGAAGTGTCCATCAAAGAGGCAGCAGATGCAGTGGTCCAGGCCTTAGGCTTTAAAGGAGAAGTCGTG TACAATACCAGTAAAGCAGATGGACAATTCAAAAAGACGGCCAGCAACGCAAAGCTGCGCCACTACCTGCCAGACTTCACCTTCACACCCTTCAAACAAG CTTTAAAGGAAACCTGCGACTGGTTTGTTGCCAATTATGACGCCGCCCGCAAGTGA